A genomic region of Zalophus californianus isolate mZalCal1 chromosome 1, mZalCal1.pri.v2, whole genome shotgun sequence contains the following coding sequences:
- the LOC113918411 gene encoding peroxiredoxin-5, mitochondrial-like, translated as MGGCRSRWVQATKQGVDTWWGLSFSSAASAMAPVKVGDAIPSVVVFEGKPGNKVNLTEQFEGKKGKGVLFGIPGSFTPACSKTHLPVFVEQAEALKANGAQVVACLSVDVFVTEVWGPAHNSGGKVRLLADSTETFGKEMDLLLDDSFVSVFGNHQLKRFSVVVEDGIVKYLNVEPKDIGLTCSLAPNIILQL; from the exons ATGGGTGGCTGCAGGAGCAGGTGGGTGCAGGCAACAAAGCAGGGAGTAGACACTTGGTGGGGCCTCAGTTTCAGCAGTGCTGCCTCAGCTATGGCCCCAGTCAAGGTGGGAGATGCCATCCCTTCAGTGGTGGTTTTTGAAGGGAAGCCTGGGAACAAGGTGAACCTGACAGAGCAGTTCGAGGGCAAGAAAGGG aaaggggtatTGTTTGGAATCCCTGGGTCCTTTACCCCGGCCTGTTCCAAGACCCACTTGCCAGTGTTTGTGGAGCAGGCTGAGGCTCTGAAGGCCAACGGGGCTCAGGTGGTAGCATGTCTGAGTGTTGATGTTTTTGTGACTGAAGTGTGGGGACCAGCTCACAACTCAGGAGGCAAGGTTAGGCTCTTGGCTGACTCCACTGAGACCTTTGGGAAGGAGATGGATTTGTTACTAGATGATTCATTTGTGTCTGTCTTTGGAAATCACCAGCTCAAGAGGTTCTCCGTAGTGGTAGAGGATGGCATAGTGAAGTACCTGAATGTGGAACCAAAGGATATAGGCCTCACCTGCAGCCTGGCTCCCAACATCATCTTGCAGCTCTGA